The genome window AGTCAAACCGCACAAAATCAGATTCAACGAAGATGATGAACTCAACAGTTACCTCTAACAAAAGTTTCATTCAATTCACGCAGAGTAAGTACGGCAACAGTACGAGACAGATCGGAACCAGGAGGAGAGAACGAAGAACCGGCGTGATGATTAATCGAAGCAGCACGAGATCCAAAAGGTGCACCGGAGATATCGTATTGGATGAGGCGGTAAACGTCAACGACGGTGGATGCATCGCAGAGCTCAACACAGGCGATTAGAATGAATACAAGTGTAATGATCGAGTAGAATGAGTCGAACACATGTCGTCGTCTACCTGCTACAATTTGTGGATCCGCCATTGAATTGAAAACAAGAAGCTGGGTGGATGTGTGTGTGTGGACTAGGGTTTAATAAGTTAGCAGTAGTGACGCCAGTAAGGAGATGATGACGATCGCATATGATATGACTCGTGTGTTGAGTTTCTCGCCGAACTTGCCTATAGTGTGCAACAATTCTTGTTGATTGTGATTTTAAggtgttaggttggtgttgcgtTTTTAAAACTGTGTTTCGAAAAAGCATGTAGGTaaataatcactttttcatccaaacatttTTTTAGATTCTTTATGTTTTataaacgcaataatcaaataatcactttaAAACGTAATCACAAACATCCTCTAAGATGTCAAGTGATTATGTCATGCATTTCGAGTCGGGCCAAGCCCGAGCCCGTCAtgttttatgaagctcgagctcggcttggttCGAGTCTACtcatttgagctcgagctcggctcgtgagttaagctcgagctcgactcgagaTATTTTGAGAACAACCAAGCTAAAAGATCGGCTCGAACTCGCTTCAatatcgcttaaacgagccaaagctcggcttgAGCTCAGCTCGCCAATGTCATTATCATCATCTTTAtctttactatataataaaagaaatcactttggggacacttgtcatcatattagagcATCTCTTGTAGATAactattattttagtttaatctcttctaattcattaaagataatcctcctactaaatattatttagtttaatatcttatggataattattatttagtttaatcttcttctcatttataatattatttatttgaattaattattacttttatatttatctatttacttcaaattcaaacttaattATCTAATTTGAtcttaactatatatttgaacattttgtttagtttgttatcaaatagattttatgaaacttaaaataaaattaactaatattatttatcatttatacatttatagagttttaaataaagggttaaatttattgagactacattaacaaattttgcaacaacagaataatctatttttatcacgaaaaccaaactttgtgttaatatattaaatatttttattttcactatacaaaattacatttactcgacccatgtaatacatgaggttttttaggatataactttttattatttgatgtataaaattagatttattcaattcgtacaatacacggggttttttaaggatatatatatctatactactttataaagcatataggaaggatagaatggtcatttgccactttACAAGTCTTTAAAGCCCATTGTACAAACCTGTTAAGCACAAagtgttgaaaacttgttttcaacacCTGATACCCACGCGGATCTTACCCGGATTAACTTGACTCGTTTTTAGTTTGATGGATCCAATATAATCTTTCATTCACTCTATCTAACCACAAAATTCGTTTCATCCATCCAGACGCTCCACCTTTCtctacaaaccctaaccctaaccttCATTTCATCCATCGATCCTCCACCGCTCCTCCATCGAACCGGTCGTCGCCATCACCGTCTTCTCCCCTTCTCCACTCCAACAGTCGCTTCATGGCTTCTTTCCCGGTGGCTTCAAGATCCGACACTATCTCAGCAGATTCGACACCAGATCCGACACCAGATCGATTTCTATGGCTTCTTTCCCGGTGGCTACTGTAGGGTACCTTTCTTGTTaccatatcttttttttttttttttgttatttgaatcTAATCTGGGTAATGTTTCAGATCTTCCTTTTGATTGTGGGTTTGTCAATGATGGTGCTTGTGGGTGGAAGATCTGGCAAGATCTATGGTTTATTTGTAGTAGATTTCTCTCTAGAATAGCACAACAAGCACTCTGTTCTTTGTAAGTAGATTTCTCGGGTTTATTTACAAGTCTAGGGTTTATTTACAAGATTTCTtgattttttgtttaaatttataggcttttttatgtgttttgtgtttttttagggaGATTTCGTTTGGTTTTCGGTTTCTTTGACTGTGGTTTTTTTGCTAGGGTTTCGAACAGTGCGAGGTTATGGCGTCTGCAAATGCTGAGCTGGAGCGACTGCTTAAGGAGACAGGGAAACAGTTATCGCTTCCTCATGATTATGTACAGTTTACTTCTTTTGTTGAATCAATACTTTTCACTGTTAATGAAATATTATGGTTACACTTGAAGATTTGTGGAATTGTATGAGTTTGGAAGGACATTTACTGCCGTTTGATTGATTATTTCCTTGATGTTGCGAGAACGGAAGTGGTACATCATACATGGGGTCGACTGGTCGAGCAACTATTTCTAGCGGCACTTCAACAGGTAAGATTTGTATCTTTAATGAAACAAATTGTCTTAATTGATGTCTTTGTAGCATTATTTGGTACAGCCTTTTGATGTTGTGTATTTGTGCATACAGTTATCATCTTGCAGGTGTCTATAAAGCTTATGATTTAAGAGATGAGGGTTCCGACTACTTAGGAAAAGTTGTCTCCAAGGTGAGAACTAATAGTCTGGGTTAGTGAGGCTAACTGCCTTTGCAGGCCAGATCAGTCCCTTTCGTTTTCTATATCACTTTTGCGATTTTCTTACATGATTTTGTTTTCTATATCACATAAGCATCTGGGAGGTTGGTTATCGAGAAAGGATGGTACATAAACCCTTCAAGGTTTGGGATTTATCTGCTTGCTCAATGCCTTTCTAGGTAAAGTTCCTTTTCCAATTTTGTGTTCATTGATGCATGTAAGTGATGAATTTTCAATGGTTGTGATTCAAGCAAACAATTTGTTAGATCAGCCAGGTGGAATCAGGACCGTTGAGTTCGATGAATTCAGGTCCGTACGAAACGTTCATCGGCGTCTATGAGGGACATGGTGGACCGGAGACGTCAAGATTCGTTAACGAGAATCTGTTTGCTAATCTCAAGAGTAAGTTCGGTTAAACGGTTTCAAGAATTCGATTCGATTGTGTAAGTGTGAAACTTTATAAagtatttgtttattttggttcAGGATTTGCGTCTGAGGATCAAGATATGTCTGCGAATGTTATCAAGATATGAGTTTCTTTCGGTTGTTAGAGAACAATGGCGGATATGCCCGCAAATAGCGTCTGTGGGGATGTGCTGTTTGGTAGGTGTTATTTGTAAAGGGTTGATTTACATTGCGAATGCTGGAGATTTGAGAGTGAAACTTTATAAagtatttgtttattttggttcAGGATTTGCGTCTGAGGATCAAGATATGTCTGCGAATGTTATCAAGATATGAGTTTCTTTCGGTTGTAAGAGAACAATGGCGGATATGCCCGCAAATAGCGTCTGTGGAGACGTGCTGTTTGGTAGGTGTTATTTGTAAAGGGTTGATTTACATTGCGAATGCTGGAGATTTGAGAGTGGTGTTAGGGAGAGCTGATCGAGAATGCAGGCGGTGAACGGTTAAAAAGCCAGAAGTCGAAGGTTACCGAAATTCAAAATGTAAGTACAATACATTACTCGAAAGGTTGATGTTGTTCAAGACCAGCAACAGTTTATATTTACATAATTCTTTATGTCAGTTCAGTTTACGATCTGTTTATCGTATTTTTAGGTGCTGATTTGGCAAATTTGGTAAACGTGGCGGCTCTCAAGGTGGCAATGGACGGTGCAAAATCGGTAAACATGGCTGATTTAGGATTATAGCGACTCATAGCGAGAATAGTGACAATTAATTTCTTTTGATATAAATAGCAagtaaatatagctataaaatggCTGGATTATAcgtttttgttaaatatatatgtaaaatggcatatataccagggtattttgatataatatacatataaaaatatttaaaaaattttCATACGTATCGCTGTTTATAAAATTTCCGCCCACTATTTATCGTTATTCGCTATGTGGCttataggtaccttatcgctatttgtcgctattcgcaaTTAACAACTATGGGTGCCCTCGGATGTTGGTGGAGTTGCTAGAGCACGAGCTTTTGCTAAAAAGTTATCTGATGCGCCATTGACCATTGTTGATAAGCGGCGTCATGGGCACAATGTAGCTGAAGTAAGAAGTTTATAGATGAAGGAAAGAATTATATTCTCCCTTTTGATGTTTCTGATATTACCCTTTTCAGGTAACGAATTTGAACGGTGATGTGAAAGGTAAAGTAGCAGTTATGGTGGATGACATGATCGATACTGCTGGTGAGATTTactttcttcttcctcttgtATCTCTTTATATGGCGATTAATATGTTGATTTTGTGTTTATAGGTACTATTGCCAAAGGAGCAGACCTGTTGCATCGTGAAGGGGAAGAGGCATGGAAGTTTATGCATACAGCACGCATGCTGTTTTCAGGTAACTCACACACCTTTTACCTCATACTTTGTCTCTTCCATATGAAAATGAATGGTTTAAGTTAAGTGGATATGTTTTACGGCAGTCCACTAGCAATTGATCGGTTGTCAAGTGGTCTATTTCAAGAGGTGATTACCACGAATACCATTCCGGTGTCTGAAAATAACTATTTACCACCGCTGACTGTCTTATTGGTAGCAAACCTACTTGGCGAGAGCATCTGGCGTGTGCATGATGATTACCCTGTAAGTATTGTTTTACATTTATATGCTTTTTCTAGAGCTGTAAAGATCGGCACTTGATTGGTTAGGTTGAGCTGACCCACAAACACTACTTTGTTTGTACTATTAAATTTTTTGTTAGCAGTTCATTCATTTATCATTTACAATAATAACATTGATGATAATTCATGGTTTGTTTTATGGGTTAGTCTAAATAGGTTCGGGTCAGTTTTGGGTCGAACCCATGAAATGGGTGTTTGGGTTGATTTACTGGGTTTGTGGGTTGATCGTTTAGTTACTCAAAAGAATTTTAACTGTGCGACTTAAATTTACGTGGTTTATATACAGTTGAACCGAATAAAATGTGCGACTTAAATCTGCGACTTAAAGTTACATGGTTTATATATACAGTTGAACCGAATAAAATGATTACAAAGTTTTGTTATGCAAATATAACTAAAGATAACCAAAAACCAACCCGACTCATGCTTTTTGGGTGCACTATAACTAAAGATACCCAAAAACCATCCCGACTCATGCTTTTTGGAATGCTTCTGAGAACACTGAAACATGATCTGGCCTGTTTGCTCAACTGAACCGCTGATTCATGGTTGTTTGCAATGATGAGATTGAAATAACAGTTGATGGGGAGCCATTTGTGGCTTGTAATGAATGTGCAT of Helianthus annuus cultivar XRQ/B chromosome 1, HanXRQr2.0-SUNRISE, whole genome shotgun sequence contains these proteins:
- the LOC110878771 gene encoding uncharacterized protein LOC110878771, which codes for MSSDYVMHFESGQARARHFDGSNIIFHSLYLTTKFVSSIQTLHLSLQTLTLTFISSIDPPPLLHRTGRRHHRLLPFSTPTVASWLLSRWLQDPTLSQQIRHQIRHQIDFYGFFPGGYCRVPFLLPYLFFFFLLFESNLGNVSDLPFDCGFVNDGACGWKIWQDLWFICSRFLSRIAQQALCSLVSNSARLWRLQMLSWSDCLRRQGNSYRFLMIIGTSYMGSTGRATISSGTSTVIILQVSIKLMI